The Cohnella abietis genome has a segment encoding these proteins:
- a CDS encoding DUF2487 family protein has protein sequence MKFSEIDADSWPELQLYLDTCLIPLSGLTGEESPWEATDKLARVGGWLAPLEQAFRGRTVTMPAFHYDGEGVEHAERLNQLISRWRNNGFRYVIVISGQPLDWSGHLNADLIIQPNDAEDEPNDQAISKQIAELWRARKAT, from the coding sequence ATGAAGTTCAGTGAAATTGACGCGGATAGTTGGCCAGAGCTGCAGCTTTACCTGGATACCTGCCTGATTCCGTTGTCGGGATTGACAGGTGAGGAATCACCATGGGAAGCGACGGACAAGTTAGCCCGTGTAGGAGGGTGGCTCGCCCCCCTAGAGCAAGCCTTCAGAGGTAGAACGGTTACTATGCCTGCATTCCATTATGACGGCGAAGGAGTGGAGCACGCAGAGCGCCTGAATCAACTCATTAGCAGATGGAGGAATAACGGCTTCCGTTATGTCATCGTTATTAGCGGGCAGCCATTAGATTGGAGTGGTCACCTTAACGCGGATTTGATTATTCAGCCTAATGACGCAGAGGATGAACCGAACGATCAGGCAATCAGCAAGCAGATAGCGGAATTATGGCGAGCCCGGAAGGCAACATAG
- a CDS encoding gamma carbonic anhydrase family protein, translated as MELSFQGKKPQLASHVYVAEGAKIVGDVTIGEKSTVWFNAVLRGDLAPIVIGKHCNIQDGVVGHVNTDQPLIVGDGVSVGHAAIIHGCTIGKGTLIGMGAIVLNGAQIGEYALVGAGAIVTENQIIPPNTLCLGSPAKVIRQLTEQDLERMKKTADSYVTKGEQYGSF; from the coding sequence ATGGAGCTCTCTTTTCAGGGGAAAAAGCCTCAATTGGCCAGTCATGTTTATGTAGCAGAAGGCGCTAAAATTGTTGGTGATGTCACTATTGGAGAGAAAAGTACAGTATGGTTTAATGCAGTTCTGCGTGGAGATTTAGCACCAATTGTTATCGGAAAGCATTGTAATATTCAAGACGGTGTTGTTGGTCATGTGAATACGGATCAACCGCTAATTGTTGGGGATGGTGTCTCTGTTGGACATGCGGCAATTATCCATGGCTGCACAATAGGCAAAGGTACATTGATCGGCATGGGGGCGATTGTCTTGAACGGTGCGCAGATTGGTGAATATGCTTTAGTGGGAGCCGGCGCAATCGTAACAGAAAATCAGATCATTCCGCCCAATACATTATGCTTGGGTAGTCCCGCTAAGGTTATTAGACAATTAACTGAGCAGGATTTGGAACGGATGAAAAAAACAGCTGACAGCTACGTGACCAAAGGTGAGCAATATGGAAGCTTCTAA
- the qcrB gene encoding menaquinol-cytochrome c reductase cytochrome b subunit, whose amino-acid sequence MFKNMYNWIDERLDITPMWRDIADHEVPEHVNPAHHFSAFVYCFGGLTFFITVIQILSGMFLTMYYVPDIINAYYSVDYLQHQVAFGAIVRGMHHWGASLVIVMMFLHTLRVFFTGSYKAPREMNWVVGMLIFFVMLGLGFTGYLLPWDNKAYYATKVGLEIAGSVPFLGDYIKELMNGGTIVGTQTLTRFFAIHVFFLPGALLALLAGHFFMIRKQGISGPL is encoded by the coding sequence ATGTTCAAAAACATGTACAACTGGATCGACGAACGTCTAGATATTACGCCGATGTGGAGAGATATTGCCGATCACGAGGTGCCTGAGCACGTTAACCCGGCGCATCATTTCTCTGCTTTTGTTTATTGCTTCGGCGGACTGACGTTCTTTATTACCGTCATTCAGATCCTCTCGGGGATGTTCTTGACGATGTATTATGTACCAGATATTATCAACGCTTATTATAGCGTTGACTACTTGCAGCATCAGGTTGCTTTCGGAGCGATCGTTCGCGGTATGCATCACTGGGGAGCAAGCCTTGTAATTGTAATGATGTTCCTACATACTCTTCGCGTTTTCTTCACGGGCTCTTACAAGGCACCGCGTGAAATGAACTGGGTAGTCGGAATGCTAATTTTCTTCGTAATGTTGGGACTTGGATTCACAGGTTATTTGCTTCCATGGGACAACAAAGCGTATTACGCCACGAAGGTTGGTCTGGAAATTGCAGGTTCTGTTCCTTTCCTAGGCGACTACATCAAGGAGTTAATGAACGGTGGAACAATTGTAGGAACGCAAACATTAACGCGGTTCTTCGCTATCCACGTGTTCTTCTTGCCCGGTGCGCTACTTGCTTTGCTTGCCGGACACTT
- a CDS encoding IDEAL domain-containing protein: protein MDNMKVAYETMLGLAAEMVLDEALLNYRIEKIYCAIDEALAQGDVESFRLLTDELKDLQL, encoded by the coding sequence ATGGACAACATGAAAGTCGCCTACGAGACGATGCTGGGATTGGCGGCAGAAATGGTTCTGGACGAAGCGCTGCTCAATTACCGGATTGAGAAAATATATTGTGCAATTGATGAAGCGCTTGCTCAAGGAGACGTGGAGTCATTTCGGCTCTTAACCGATGAATTAAAGGATTTGCAGCTCTAG
- a CDS encoding QcrA and Rieske domain-containing protein: MDHSKQQETTHKPVKRKEMTRRQFLSYTLGGAGAFMAGGAILPMIRFAVDPILQKKEKGGFFKVIEESKVTDQPTEVKFKIHQVDGWYESDPKLVAWITKGADNQIYALSPVCKHLGCMISWGGEEAPNEYHCPCHGARYNKDGKNLKVAPKPLDEYEVRTENGWVYLGPIEPNSRV; the protein is encoded by the coding sequence ATGGACCACAGTAAGCAGCAAGAAACCACGCATAAACCGGTCAAGCGAAAAGAAATGACTAGACGTCAATTTTTATCTTATACGCTTGGCGGAGCAGGAGCCTTCATGGCCGGCGGGGCCATTTTACCAATGATCCGCTTTGCCGTCGATCCTATATTGCAGAAGAAAGAAAAAGGCGGATTCTTCAAGGTTATTGAAGAAAGCAAAGTAACGGACCAGCCTACAGAGGTGAAGTTCAAAATCCATCAGGTCGATGGATGGTATGAAAGTGATCCGAAGCTGGTAGCATGGATTACTAAAGGCGCTGACAACCAGATTTATGCGTTGTCTCCTGTATGTAAGCATCTGGGCTGTATGATTAGTTGGGGCGGAGAAGAAGCACCGAACGAATATCACTGTCCTTGTCATGGGGCACGCTACAACAAAGATGGCAAAAACCTCAAGGTTGCGCCTAAGCCGTTGGATGAGTACGAAGTCAGAACGGAAAACGGTTGGGTTTATCTCGGACCAATAGAACCGAATAGTCGCGTTTAG